CTTGTCACATATGCCGCCGCAGGTGCGGGGGCCCAACTCTCCCAGTGACTCGACGGACTCCGGAACTGTCAATGCCACCTCACAACTCTGCTCGCCCCAGTTAGCACGGTAGCGATATCTACCGGGGCTAACGTCAAGATACACTCGCCCATCAAAACCTACCGGGAATACAGCGCCGCTGACTACGTCGCGCAAGGCGCTACCCGCTGGTAGCGGTTTATTGTCTTCAGTATACAGATGCAAGCCCACCCAATGGGAGCGCCGTACTGCAAATTGCAAGGCAACACCTTGGCGAAATGCTGGAATAACACTTTCTTCAAGACTTTGTATTTCCCGATCCATGGGCAGCGACGTGTTATCCAAACGCACTCGATTCTCCTGAAAGGCTCTGAGACCAGGGACAATCGCCCGGCCATCGGCGCCGGTTCTGGCTACTCGCTGATTGTCGTGATAAATATCGATGCCGGCCAAGCCCGGCGCTTCCACTACGGCAAAGCTCTGATCCAATTCCCGGCTCAAGTAAAAATGTCCTGCCATCATTGCCACCCCCCCGGTTAGGCTGCTGCGAATTTGCTCAGAACCGTTGATTCGAGCTGCATCGGCGGTCAAGGTCGCCGCTGATCCGCGTAATTGAACCCCCGCCTCTATTCGATCTAGAGGGTCATCTTCCGCCAGCACGCGATACCCAAAACCGCTGCCGGCTTGCAGGTTGCGTTGAAGCTGAAGACGACCGCCGCCTTCTCCCGACTGCTGATGGTTGCCGCTCACCTGCACTGAAGTACGGGCACCCAGTGGAAGGCTTAATGACAACTGCGCGCTGCGCTGCAAATTATCACTAAGCGGCTCAAAAACATTGAGCTGGAGATTCAGGGCACTAAAAAAACTAAGGCTGTATTGAAATGTAGCAAATTCGACATCCTCACCATCCCGGGATTTTTGCTGCACATACCCCACGGTAGCAGCCCCTGCTCGGCCAAAGCCGACACTGCCAAAGGCGTTAGCTCGCAGCCTGTTCGGCGCAGTATCGAGGGCACCAAGTTGCACAAAGTCGGGACTACTTATACGAGCAGAAGCACCTAAACCCCAACGCGACCCCTGGCGGCGAAATCCCAAGCTTGCCTGCTCACCCCGGCGCCCACTGTCACGGTTGTTACTAGCGGCCAGTGTCAGCTGGAATTCGCCTAGCTGTGGCCACAACCAATTGGTGGCGGCGCCGACAGTTACCACGTCGCGCAGCAGCTCGCCCCGCAGCTCGCCGGTCAGACGGTCATTAAAACCATAGCGGTGAGTACCAGCAATAAACCCCTGCTCATAATCATTGCCATCGAGACCGAAATTACGGCGCAGGGAACCGACTTCATAACTGTATTCATGCAAGCCGCGCCGCAGCAACTGCGGAGTCGCATAAAACGACTCGGTAATCACCTGCTCGCGGCCAAACAAGTCCCGCACCACCAGACGAATTTCACCGGAACCAGTGACCACTGGCAACTCGCGCATCGTGAAGGGCCCGGGATCTATCTGCTCGCTGGCCCTGAGAGCGTTATTAATAAAGACATCAACCGTGGAAGGAATTGCCGCATCGACAGTAATGTCAGGCATCGGGAAAGTAATAAATCCAGGCTGGGTGCCAAAATTAGTGCCCCACTGAATCCCCCCAAAACGAGCGGGCAAACCCCAACTACCGGCAAAGCCAACACTATCACCGAGTCGCAATGTCCGCATGGACTCAGGCCAATCCAAGCGCAAAGTGGATTCTAAGCGCACAGCACGCTGCTGATCCCCACTTATGTCGCGCGCCAGTTGCGAGCTGGTCAACAAAGCCCGACCGGTAAAAAATCCCGCCTCAAACTGGCCGTCGAAGCGATCATCCTGAGGGGTGTGGCTGGAAAACAGCCCGTAGTTAAGAAAACTTCCGCGACTACTAAAATCCGGAGATACCAAGCGACTATAGGAAGAGGCGATTTCACCGCGCCGAAATGCCTCCGCGGGCGCGTATAATTCTAGGCGCTGGCGACGCCGATCAAGCACCGCCCAGCTTCCAGGAATACTGGAAACCGCATGAAATGAACGCTGATAGACCTGCAGCGCCTCAAGCGCGGACAAATCCAGACGAAAACCCTGCAGCACATCGCTATCCACATAGACTTGACCATCGTCGGCAACCAGCGCGAAACCAACGCGGGCAGTGCCCCCGTTGACGCTGATCTCCAGCCAGCTGTCATTGAGGCTTTCCATTGGCGGCTGGTTATCGGGAGCTGGTAGAGGCGCCAAATGCAGTAACTTCCAGAATACATCGACTTTCCAGGCAAGAGCATGCAGGTCGGCAAGGGGAAAGAAGAGCTCGCCATCGTCGCGAAACCACAAGGCGTCGGGTTCGGGCAGATCAAGCGCCGCCAAATCTGCCTTCAGGACATACCACCGCCCGTCGCGTTCTAGCACCCGAGCGCGTAGTTGTGTATCGCTACTCCCATAGGCCACTTTCAACCAATACTCAGTACTGGCTGACGTTTGGAAAGCAAAGGCATGCAGGGAAAATGCTGCGCTGCCCATGTAAAGGCATAGCGCTAGTAGCGGAGCACAGCGCCGCGCGCTATTCCACAACCACACGGGTTTGAACGGTCCGACCGTAGTTGCGCGTAATGATTAGCAGTTCGTCACCGACTACCAGCGGCTTCGCTGTATTAAAACGCCATTGCCGGCTAGTCCCAGGGAGTATATACACAAGACTCTTATCGACCGCCAGGGAGCTTAGATCAGACTTACGCAGCACTTCCATGTCGGCGTTGCGCCAATGCACGGCGCCATGATTTTCTGAGCGTATCTCGAGAATTTGACCGTCAATAACCCGTGCCCGCCAGTCTAAAAATTTCGGCGCTGGCCCCTCAGGTGCCACAAAGACCGGTAGGCTCACGCGCAGGGCGATACGCAAGCCCTGCCCATTTACTGCAAGCTGCGGCACTTCCTTAAACAGTAGCCTGAAAGCTTGCTCAATAGCCTCTGCTTGCGGATTGCGTAAACCCACCCTCACAATCTGCTGTTCACCGCCTTGCAGCGTGAAAATAGGTGGCACGGCAATCAAATGTCGACTGGAAGATAAGCTATCCTCACCGTCCGACTGAGCCCAGTCAAGGGCCTCGACCTCAATAGTGAGCGGGCGATCTTCGGTGTTGCGAAGGGTTAGCGCGGCGGTGGGTTTAGCGCTGTTCAACTTAACCAGCACTGGGTCCACAGTAAATGAGCTGGCAACTGCACTAAAAGAAGTAAGCAACAATAGCGTGGTGAACGCGACAACACGCAGCATAATTTAATTCCTAAAACGTAACGGTAACCGTCACAGTATCAGAGTAGCTGCCGGTGGACACCGTCTGCTGACCTGAGGGAACTCTGCCATACACAGTAATAGCCTGGCCGGTGCCATCACCCGTCCCTGCAACCGTATCGGTAGCGACAGTATCTCCCCATACAGTAGTGCGACCCGAATCGCTATAAAGCTGATATGAAAGAAAACTTGTCACGCCATCGCTCATACGTCGGGTATTCACCGTGGTATCGCTGCTATTACTACCCTCGTTTAACCCTGTATCGTAACTAGTGCCATTAGAGCAGGTTACCGTCACAGTACTGGTATTATCAAAATCGATATTGTCTACCGGTGTAATGCTGCCAAAAGCCAGATCGGTAGCAGCAACACTGCAACTGTCAGCAACGGTTGCAGTAACAGTAAACGTCGTAGTATCAGTAGCAGCAAACAATGTTCCCGAAAAAATTGCTCCAGCTAAGACAAGTGCGCCTCGGTTAAACTCGTTCACCAATTTCATCGTATTCATCAACATCACTCTCCTGCGTTAAATTCCGCGCAAGCTATAACTGCGGTTTTGGTACAGAGCACCACCGCGAAACAACTTCGAAGCTAAAAACGCTTTTGATAATCCACCATAGACGATCAAATCTCTAAGCGGTATAAGTACTTAGACGCACTAATACTAAGAATATCGACGAAAGGAAAATAGCTTTGGATTCGTTTCTTGCATGGATAGCTAACAACCCAAGCTATGCTCACTACTTGGTAATGGGGCTCGCCTGCTTTGAAGCTTTGGTTGGCATAGGTCTATTTATTTCCGGTGCGCTGTTGCTATCAGTCGCTATTTTTTTGTACGCACAACAGCTGGCTTCCGTCGAAGCTATACTCTTTTTTGCTTTTATTGGCGCTACCATTGGCGACCAAAGCGGTTATTGGATTGGCCGCCGGATAGGTCCGACATTTCACACAAGTAAATTTGCGGCAAGATATCGGCGGCACATTGAGCGAACTGAAGCCCTTATACGTCGCTACGGTTGGGGGGCAATTTTAATTGGCCGAATCATCCCCGCCATCCGCAGCATAGTCCCACTCATAACTGGCATCAGCGGCTACAACGGCCTCAAATACCTCTTTTTCGATTTACTGGCAGTGGGTATCTGGACGCTACTCCTAGGAGCAGCCATTATCGGGACTAGCGGTTTATTTGCCAGCTGAGCGCGACTATACATGCGGCCATAATGTAAACGCCCACGTCCACCTTGTATAGATACCTAAGGTACAACACCGTTAAGCAATGCGGATGTAGGCCGGCTAGGCATAACAACTCCAGATGATCATTTATTTTTATTTGGAGTAAGCATCGCTAGTATAACTGCACAATAAATGCATTAGTGACAGTATCGCATTGTTATCTCGACCATAGGAAATCACCTTTTAAAGCTCAAAGACCGATCACTGCAGGCATCAGCAAACTCACTCCAGCATCGCAGCCACATACAAAGATCTTTTTAAGTTAACTACCCCGCCCCATTTAATAAGACTGAATTAGGCTAATAGTATTCGGCGACCCGAATAGCAGATTAAATACGATCGCCCACAACTTCTTCGACGACTCAGCTATACTTCTGTAGGCCACTCTAACTATCACTGTGATCTCATCAATGCGAAGTACATTTCTCTGGAAATCTAAAAGTGCCACTTACACAGCCTTTATTACAATGACGCTATTTACCAGCACATTGGTCATAGTGCCAGCCAACGCAAGTCCAAGCTTCAGCAATGGTCACGAGAAAATAGAGCGCGCTTTAGAGCGAGCCCAAAATGGTAATGTCGATGCGATATGGACGCAGCATAATGTCTTAGTGATTGCGATTGCGAAAGATCATTTCAACGCTAAAAACTATGCCAAATCAGTCTGTGGATTTTTGCTAACAAATGGTTTTGCCAAAGCTAAAACCAAGATTGTCATTACCGACAAGGATGTACTAGCCAGCAAAAACCAATGGTCTCAGCTGGCAGAACGAGATTGCAAATAAAACAGTTTAGCCCTTAAAACGGCCAGATTAATGGCGCAATCGATATTGTCACCACACCAACGATCACGGTCAGCGGTATACCCATTTTAAGGAAGTCGCTGAACCGATAATCACCGGGACCGTAAACCATGAGGTTGGTTTGGTAGCCGATAGGCGTCGCAAAACTTGCCGACGCCGCCATCATTAAAGTAACCGCAAACGGCAGCATACTGACATCAAGCTGCTGACTCGCTGCCAGTGCAATTGGAAATACAATCACCGCGGCGGCCAAGTTAGAAATAACCGCAGAAAATAATGTTGTTACTATGAAAATAGCCGCCAAGGTAGCTATGGGCGAGCCCGAAGCCAGGCCAATGATTTGCTGGGCAATCACTGCGGCTGCGCCGGTTGATTCCAGAGCCCCACCTAAAGCGATGGAAGCCGCAATCACCAACAAAATTTGCCAATCCACACTGCGCCGGGCGTCCGCCGCACGAATACAGCGTGTGGCTACCATCAGCCCCGCCGCCAGAAAAGCGGCTTTCAGCATCGACAACCAGCCGATAGCAACCACCAGCACCATGGCGATCATGATTATGCCCGCGCGGCCACGATGCTCATGACGCACGGGACGCGAATTCTCAATGGCACTTACCAATAAAAAATCTCTCGAATAGCGCTGATTGGGAACAAAATCCTCATAGGCTTCGAGCAATAAGGTATCACCGGGCTCCAACTCAAGATCACCAATTCGACCCTTCAGTTGTTCACCATTTCGAGAGATGGCTATGATCGCTGCACCATAATTATTGCGGAAGCGCATCTCGCGAATAACGCTGCCTAAATGGGGAAAATTCGGGGAAATAACCACCTCAACCAAGCAGCGCGACAAATTGTTGTCGCCAAGTTTAAAGGCTTGATCTTCCGCCAACCTAAGGCCGTGGAAGTTTTTAAGATCAACAACCGAGCGCACATCACCCGCAAAAATAAGGCGATCTCCCGACATTAAAATTTCCTTTGGCGACACCACTGTCATAAGGCGATCATCGCGAACAATCTCGATCAAAAACATGGCCGGCAATTGCCGAAGCCCAGCCTCCTCTATCGACTGCCCTATCATTGGACTATGGGACTCAACCAGCATCTCGACAATATACTGCCGGGTATCACCAAAGCGCTCGGCGTTACCGTTGCTAGTAGGCAGCAAATAGCGACTTGCAAAGATCGTAAACGCCAAAACCAAAATTACACTGGGCAAACCGACCCAGGCCAAGTCAAACATTCCCAAAGATTGATCCGGCAGCGTATCCAGCATCATACCGTTGACGACCAAGTTAGTGCTGGTACCGACTAAGGTGCAGGTACCGCCGACAATCGCGGCATAGCTCAAGGGAATCATCAACTGCGACACCGCTAAATTATTGCGCTTAGCCCAGTCCCGCACCGCAGGAATCATCATCGCCACCACAGGCGTGTTATTGAGGATCGAACTAAAGATAGCCACTGGCGTCATCAAACGAAACTGCGCCATACGCGCCGATTTAGGACGCCCCAGCATATTCAAAGAAATCCAACTGACAACACCGGTTTCCGACAAAGCCTGGGCGACAATAAACAGCACCCCGACGGTGACCATACCCTCGTTAGCCATACCAGCTAGCGCTTCTTTTGGCGACAGCACCCCGAGCAGCAACAACACTACGACCCCGCCGCACAAGACCATATCTGGCGGCCGGCGGGTAAAAACTAAAGCCAGCAGACACGCGGCAATAACACTAAGGGCGATCCACGCATCGGTAGTAAACATATTATGTAGACAAGCTCCGGAAAAACTCTTGGAATCGCTCAAGGAAATCATTAAGGCTAGTCAGCGGTAAATCATTAATACCCGCTGCGGCGGCTCGGCCACCGCCAGTGGGAAACTGTCGGCAAAACTCATCAGCGCCCCGCTTATTATTTAGCGGCGCCCGAATACTTACAAGATAGTTGCCATTATTTTTTTCTGTCAGCACTGCGTGCGCACGATCGGGGAAATCGTTGGCCAGATCATTACTGTAGACACCGCTAACACGCCTTGCCCAGCGCTCATCGGGAAGTATAAATACGGCACTTACCTGATCACAATGCACCGACGGCAATTGACTCGCCGCGCGCATATCGTTGATATAACCCTCTTCCAATTGTGAAAAAGTATCCGCGGCCTCATTCATAAATTGACGCGGACTCGCGAATGACGCAATGCGACGATACAATTCAGCAGGATCAAAATGAAGGTCATCAATACTGGCACCGTAACCATTATAGTTAAGGTAGATACCCAGGTTTTCTAGTTTCTGCAACTCCTCGTCAGTTAACTCTAGGGTTTTCGCGAGCGCCATTGCGCTGTTGCGAAGGTTGTCACCAAACGCGCCAACTACAGCCCACTCAGCAAACCGCCCCTTTAACATACCGTTGACCAGCAAACTCGTACACACATCTGCAGCCGGATTAATATTCACCGTTAAATTAGTGTGCTCAGGGATTTCACCGGCAAAGTGATGATCAATATAAACCACGTCAGCACCGGCTCTTAACACTGTGTTTAAGCCATCGCGATTTTTATCCAGCGACACATCGAGCACCGTTACTTGATCACCGGCTTGCGCAGTAACACGGTCGAGTAAATTAATATCGCGTTTTACACCGGTAACAAGCACGCTGTCTTGTGGGCTCGCATTACGCAACTGAACTAGGGCGCACAAGCCATCTGCGTCGCCATTGAAAACATCAATCACTGCCATTCGTTTTATTTCCCTATTTTTAAAAATCTATTCAATCTGAAATCAATAGCCTAGCGTTGCATTAATCTGTTTCAACACCGCCAAAGGATCTTCACTACGAGTAATCGGACGACCAATAACCAAATAATTACTGCCCATCGCCATCGCCTCAGTTGGCGTTGCTACTCGCTGCTGATCACCCAAGGCACTGCCTTGCGGACGAATGCCCGGTGTCACCAGTAAGAAATCGTCGGGGATTAACCCTCGTAACACCGACACTTCTTGCGCCGAGCACACCACGCCATCCAAGCCACATTCTGAGGTCAGCATCGCTAAACGGCTGACTTGTGCTAGTGCATTATCATGCACTCCAATGTTAAGAAGCTCGTCGCTCTGCATTGATGTTAAAACTGTCACGGCGATAAGTAGCGGCGCATCTTTTCCAAACGGCTGCAATGCAGCCTTAGCCGCAGACATCATCTTCATGCCACCGGACGCATGGACATTAACCATCCACACCCCCAAGTCTGCGGCAGCAGCCACTGCCGCCGCGGTAGTATTGGGAATATCGTGGAATTTTAAATCTAAAAATACCTCAAAACCGCGACGGTGTAAGTCTCGCACCACCTCCGGTCCATATAAGGTGAAAAGCTCTTTGCCTACTTTCACGCGACATAGGGATGGATCCAGCTTGTCTACCAAGGCATCAAGCTCTGAGCGCACAGCAAAGTCTAAGGCTACAATTAGCGGAGATTTCTCAATCATAATTTTACTTCAATCACCTTGTATTCCACGCAGTGGCGCAATGGTACCCCACTGCTCACAGCTGGGACACAGCCAGTGCAGCTTTTGCCCAGAAAAACCGCAATGCCGGCAGCGATACGTTGGCCGCTCAACCTTAAGTAAATCCAATAATTGCCTAACTAAGGCGAGACTTTGCTGACCCTCACCGCCCGGCTGTTCGAGCACCGCAGACAACAATCCCAATGTCGGCCTCTGCATCGCAGCATCATACAAATACGCTAGGGCCGATTCTTGACCCTCGCGCTCAGCAATGACCACCGCACACTCAATAATAAATGCCGTGCTATTCGCCTTAGCTGAAATGCGCTGAAGCGCATCAAGATAGGCTGAGTTACTAGCAAACCCCGCAAAGGCCTCACGAAAGAGCGGCAATACCTCACTGGCAAATGCCGGCTGACGCTCAATCACTGCCTGCAGTAAATCTAAGGCCTTTTGTGAATTATTTTGAGTTATTGCCAACCCTGCCAATAATAAATTAGCACGGACATTATCCGCATCGAAGTGGCGTGCTAGCTGCAGTTCTTTAGCGGCCGCCTTAGTATCGTGATTGGCAAGTAGGGGCTGCGCTTTCTGACAGTGGTAATGACTTAAGGAACACTCTACTGCCTTCTCTTCCGCACTGGGCGCCACCGACTTTTTAAGCCAGCCACGCTGGGGCAAACGCAAGCGCGCTACTGCGATCGCTTGATCCCACTCTTTTTCACTCTGATAGATGTTTTGCAAAAGCGCTAAAGCATCGGCGCGATACACTGTCGACTCATCAACAACATCGCGGAGCAGGCGCTCAGCCCGGTCTAGCAACCCCGCAGAGATATAATCTCTGGCCAGCTCCAGGTGAACTTGATACAACTTATCTTTGGGTAGACTGGGTCGCGACAATAAATTTTGATGAATACGAATTGCGCCATCAACCTCACCTTTGCTGCGCATTAGATTTCCTAAGGCCAAGTGAGTGGGAAGCGTTTCGATATTGACTGGCAATTCGTTGATCACAGTCATAACAGCGGCATCGGCTTGCTCGCCAAGCAAATAATTCAAGCCCTTGTAATACGAGCTTGCATTGTCATCACTGCTGCGATTCTTTCTCGGGCGATACCAATACCCAAGCAGCCAGGCGCTGACCACTGCCACAAGAATTAATATGAGTTGAACTAGTTCCCCACTCATTCCAAGCTAGCTACCTGTCAGCTTGCTTCTTTCGAACTTAGCTTTCTGAGCATTCAAAAGACGACGAGAGCGGAGCCGCGAAGCCTGCAAGCGCAAAATAACAAGGGAGCTAGCAGCCAATCCGGCAAGACCACCAAGGAAGAAGGACAATATAATCCAGGTCGACAGACGTTGAGCAGGAAGCTCAGCAACCAGCACATTTAAAGGCACCAGCACGTCATTTTGAATAGTAAACAATAGCCCGACAGCTAAGACGAGGAGCAGTAATAACAATACTAAAATTGAGCGGATCAGACGCATCTAACCTTTCCAAAAAAAAACGGCATGGTCAGTGACCATACCGTTTCTGTCATCATAACGCTAGTAGCTGCGAATGCTAAGTGCCTGACTGCAGGCTCAAATTTACACGTTCACGCAACTCTTTGCCGGGCTTAAAATGCGGTACATATTTACCGGGCAATTCCACAGTTTCGCCTGTCTTGGGATTGCGCCCCATCCGGGGTTCACGGTAATGCAGAGAAAAGCTACCAAAACCTCGAATCTCTATACGATCACCCGTAGCCAAAACCGTCGACATATGTTCGATCATAGTTTTAACTGCCAACTCAACGTCTTTATGAGACAACTGAGGCTGACGTTCGGTAATCAATTCTATTAATTCAGACTTGGTCATTGCTTGTTCCCGTTGTTTCCAACAATCAAGCCTAGCTTAGCATTTTTTTGCATATAAGCCAGATAGTTACGAGCATTTAGTACAACTAAATGCCCGCAACTTTAACCCAGACAAAGACCTTAGTCTTTATTTTCCATCTGAGCTTTGATCAAGTCGCCGATGGTTGCAGGAGCTGCAGCTTCGACTTCTTTCTCACGCAGTGACTTAACAGCTTCTTTCTCGTCGTCAAAGTCCTTGGCTTTAATAGACAAGGTCATGGCGCGATTTTTACGATCTACACTGATGATCTTAACTTCAACAGCATCGCCCACTTTCAAGACATTACGCGCATCTTCAACTTTATCACGGCTGATTTCAGACGCTTTTAACACGCCTTCAACTTCTTCACTCAGCACAACGATTGCCGCTTTTGCGTCAACTTCTTTAACAACGCCATTAACAATAGCGCCTTTGTCATTTTCAGCGACATAGTTAGAGAACGGGTCGTCTTCAAGCTGCTTAACACCTAAAGAGATGCGCTCGCGCTCGGGGTCAATTGACAGAATCACAGTCTCGATCTCGTCACCCTTCTTGAACTTACGCACGGCTTCTTCGCCAGTTTCGTTCCAAGAAATATCTGACAAGTGAACCAGACCGTCGATGTTGCCATCTAGACCAATGAAGATACCGAAGTCAGTAATAGACTTGATAGCGCCTTTGATCTTGTCGCCTTTAGTGAACTGACCACCAAATGCATCCCACGGGTTCTGCTGGCACTGTTTAATACCAAGAGAAATACGACGACGCTCTTCGTCGATATCCAAAATCATCACTTCCACTTCATCGCCAACTTGAACGACTTTAGATGGGTGGATGTTTTTGTTTGTCCAATCCATTTCAGAAACGTGAACCAGACCTTCAACGCCTTCTTCAATCTCTGCGAAGCAGCCGTAGTCAGTTAAGTTAGTAACCTTAGCTTTAACACGTGAGTTCTCTGGATAACGTGCTTTGATAGCAACCCAAGGATCTTCGCCAAGCTGTTTCAGACCTAGCGATACACGATTGCGCTCGCGGTCAAACTTAAGAATACGCACGTCAATTTCTTGACCCACTTCAACGATTTCACTTGGGTGCTTAATACGCTTCCAAGCCATATCGGTGATGTGTAATAGGCCGTCAATACCACCCAAATCTACGAAAGCACCGTAGTCGGTCAGATTTTTAACGATACCTTTAACAACCATACCTTCTTGTAGAGATTCCAGCAGCGCTTCGCGCTCTTCGCTGTTTACGCTCTCAAGAACGGCGCGACGAGAAACAACAACGTTGTTGCGTTTCTGGTCCAGTT
This portion of the Zhongshania sp. R06B22 genome encodes:
- a CDS encoding lipopolysaccharide assembly protein LapB encodes the protein MSGELVQLILILVAVVSAWLLGYWYRPRKNRSSDDNASSYYKGLNYLLGEQADAAVMTVINELPVNIETLPTHLALGNLMRSKGEVDGAIRIHQNLLSRPSLPKDKLYQVHLELARDYISAGLLDRAERLLRDVVDESTVYRADALALLQNIYQSEKEWDQAIAVARLRLPQRGWLKKSVAPSAEEKAVECSLSHYHCQKAQPLLANHDTKAAAKELQLARHFDADNVRANLLLAGLAITQNNSQKALDLLQAVIERQPAFASEVLPLFREAFAGFASNSAYLDALQRISAKANSTAFIIECAVVIAEREGQESALAYLYDAAMQRPTLGLLSAVLEQPGGEGQQSLALVRQLLDLLKVERPTYRCRHCGFSGQKLHWLCPSCEQWGTIAPLRGIQGD
- a CDS encoding fimbrial biogenesis chaperone, with translation MLRVVAFTTLLLLTSFSAVASSFTVDPVLVKLNSAKPTAALTLRNTEDRPLTIEVEALDWAQSDGEDSLSSSRHLIAVPPIFTLQGGEQQIVRVGLRNPQAEAIEQAFRLLFKEVPQLAVNGQGLRIALRVSLPVFVAPEGPAPKFLDWRARVIDGQILEIRSENHGAVHWRNADMEVLRKSDLSSLAVDKSLVYILPGTSRQWRFNTAKPLVVGDELLIITRNYGRTVQTRVVVE
- a CDS encoding fimbria/pilus outer membrane usher protein; the protein is MGSAAFSLHAFAFQTSASTEYWLKVAYGSSDTQLRARVLERDGRWYVLKADLAALDLPEPDALWFRDDGELFFPLADLHALAWKVDVFWKLLHLAPLPAPDNQPPMESLNDSWLEISVNGGTARVGFALVADDGQVYVDSDVLQGFRLDLSALEALQVYQRSFHAVSSIPGSWAVLDRRRQRLELYAPAEAFRRGEIASSYSRLVSPDFSSRGSFLNYGLFSSHTPQDDRFDGQFEAGFFTGRALLTSSQLARDISGDQQRAVRLESTLRLDWPESMRTLRLGDSVGFAGSWGLPARFGGIQWGTNFGTQPGFITFPMPDITVDAAIPSTVDVFINNALRASEQIDPGPFTMRELPVVTGSGEIRLVVRDLFGREQVITESFYATPQLLRRGLHEYSYEVGSLRRNFGLDGNDYEQGFIAGTHRYGFNDRLTGELRGELLRDVVTVGAATNWLWPQLGEFQLTLAASNNRDSGRRGEQASLGFRRQGSRWGLGASARISSPDFVQLGALDTAPNRLRANAFGSVGFGRAGAATVGYVQQKSRDGEDVEFATFQYSLSFFSALNLQLNVFEPLSDNLQRSAQLSLSLPLGARTSVQVSGNHQQSGEGGGRLQLQRNLQAGSGFGYRVLAEDDPLDRIEAGVQLRGSAATLTADAARINGSEQIRSSLTGGVAMMAGHFYLSRELDQSFAVVEAPGLAGIDIYHDNQRVARTGADGRAIVPGLRAFQENRVRLDNTSLPMDREIQSLEESVIPAFRQGVALQFAVRRSHWVGLHLYTEDNKPLPAGSALRDVVSGAVFPVGFDGRVYLDVSPGRYRYRANWGEQSCEVALTVPESVESLGELGPRTCGGICDKEMQTCQ
- a CDS encoding DedA family protein, producing the protein MDSFLAWIANNPSYAHYLVMGLACFEALVGIGLFISGALLLSVAIFLYAQQLASVEAILFFAFIGATIGDQSGYWIGRRIGPTFHTSKFAARYRRHIERTEALIRRYGWGAILIGRIIPAIRSIVPLITGISGYNGLKYLFFDLLAVGIWTLLLGAAIIGTSGLFAS
- the pyrF gene encoding orotidine-5'-phosphate decarboxylase — its product is MIEKSPLIVALDFAVRSELDALVDKLDPSLCRVKVGKELFTLYGPEVVRDLHRRGFEVFLDLKFHDIPNTTAAAVAAAADLGVWMVNVHASGGMKMMSAAKAALQPFGKDAPLLIAVTVLTSMQSDELLNIGVHDNALAQVSRLAMLTSECGLDGVVCSAQEVSVLRGLIPDDFLLVTPGIRPQGSALGDQQRVATPTEAMAMGSNYLVIGRPITRSEDPLAVLKQINATLGY
- a CDS encoding DHH family phosphoesterase, yielding MAVIDVFNGDADGLCALVQLRNASPQDSVLVTGVKRDINLLDRVTAQAGDQVTVLDVSLDKNRDGLNTVLRAGADVVYIDHHFAGEIPEHTNLTVNINPAADVCTSLLVNGMLKGRFAEWAVVGAFGDNLRNSAMALAKTLELTDEELQKLENLGIYLNYNGYGASIDDLHFDPAELYRRIASFASPRQFMNEAADTFSQLEEGYINDMRAASQLPSVHCDQVSAVFILPDERWARRVSGVYSNDLANDFPDRAHAVLTEKNNGNYLVSIRAPLNNKRGADEFCRQFPTGGGRAAAAGINDLPLTSLNDFLERFQEFFRSLST
- a CDS encoding Csu type fimbrial protein, which translates into the protein MNTMKLVNEFNRGALVLAGAIFSGTLFAATDTTTFTVTATVADSCSVAATDLAFGSITPVDNIDFDNTSTVTVTCSNGTSYDTGLNEGSNSSDTTVNTRRMSDGVTSFLSYQLYSDSGRTTVWGDTVATDTVAGTGDGTGQAITVYGRVPSGQQTVSTGSYSDTVTVTVTF
- a CDS encoding LapA family protein — translated: MRLIRSILVLLLLLLVLAVGLLFTIQNDVLVPLNVLVAELPAQRLSTWIILSFFLGGLAGLAASSLVILRLQASRLRSRRLLNAQKAKFERSKLTGS
- a CDS encoding SLC13 family permease: MFTTDAWIALSVIAACLLALVFTRRPPDMVLCGGVVVLLLLGVLSPKEALAGMANEGMVTVGVLFIVAQALSETGVVSWISLNMLGRPKSARMAQFRLMTPVAIFSSILNNTPVVAMMIPAVRDWAKRNNLAVSQLMIPLSYAAIVGGTCTLVGTSTNLVVNGMMLDTLPDQSLGMFDLAWVGLPSVILVLAFTIFASRYLLPTSNGNAERFGDTRQYIVEMLVESHSPMIGQSIEEAGLRQLPAMFLIEIVRDDRLMTVVSPKEILMSGDRLIFAGDVRSVVDLKNFHGLRLAEDQAFKLGDNNLSRCLVEVVISPNFPHLGSVIREMRFRNNYGAAIIAISRNGEQLKGRIGDLELEPGDTLLLEAYEDFVPNQRYSRDFLLVSAIENSRPVRHEHRGRAGIIMIAMVLVVAIGWLSMLKAAFLAAGLMVATRCIRAADARRSVDWQILLVIAASIALGGALESTGAAAVIAQQIIGLASGSPIATLAAIFIVTTLFSAVISNLAAAVIVFPIALAASQQLDVSMLPFAVTLMMAASASFATPIGYQTNLMVYGPGDYRFSDFLKMGIPLTVIVGVVTISIAPLIWPF
- the ihfB gene encoding integration host factor subunit beta is translated as MTKSELIELITERQPQLSHKDVELAVKTMIEHMSTVLATGDRIEIRGFGSFSLHYREPRMGRNPKTGETVELPGKYVPHFKPGKELRERVNLSLQSGT